GACGACAATGATGCTGAACTGTTTGCCGCGGTCCCACCGCCGGCGCACATGCTCCGCCGCCTGCTCCAGCGACATGGGCACCTCGGGGATCATGATCAGGTCGGCGCCGCCGGCCAGCCCGCCCATGGTGGCCACCCAGCCGGCGTCGCGCCCCATCACCTCCACCACGATGACGCGGTGATGCGCGCTGGCCGTCGTATGGAGCTTGTCCAGCGCATCCACCACCGTGCTGACCGCCGTGTCAAAGCCGATGCAGTACTCCGTCTCGGCCACGTCGTTGTCCATGGTCTTGGGGATACCCACGACCTTGGCGCCGCGCTCATACAGGCCCAGGGCCACGCTCAGAGTATCATCCCCGCCGATGACCACCAGGGCATCCAGGCCGAATTTCTCGAAGTTATCCAGGCAGGCCTGCATGTCCTCGGGACGCTTGAGCGGGTTGGTGCGGGACGCACCCAGGATGGTGCCGCCAATATGCAGGATGCCGGACACCTGGTCCGGGGTGAGGGGTTCGATCTCGCCGGAGACCATGCCGGCCCATCCCTTGCGCACCCCCATGACTTCCCAGCCAAGCTGGTAGGCCCGGCGTGCCACGGCCCGGATGGCCGCGTTCAGGCCGGGCACATCTCCTCCTCCTGTCAGTACACCGATTCGCATCTCTTTCCTCCTTCGTCGCACTTCTGATGATGGTTTCACAATCTTTACGCCAATCAGGGCAAAGGGGCTGTAGGAAGCCCCACAGCCCCTTTGCCACGGTTATCGAAATGACCTACGCGGTCGATGGCACAGCGCCGGCGTCACTCCAACGCACCCAGGTCCACCGAGCGATGCACCGTCCGGGGGCTGACAAAGCCTCCTGTCGAGTCAATGCGCCCGTTGGAACCGAACAGCCGGATCTTCTCCCGCACGCGCTCCTTCACATACTCCCGCGCCACCTGCAAATGCTTGCGGTAATCCGGCTCGTAGGGCATCTTCTCGATGGTCTCCCGCAGGCCCTGGACAAAGGCTTGGTTCAGGTAGGTCGCCACGTTGATCTTGCAAATGCCGTGTTCGATGGCCTCGCGGATGGAGTCCTCTTTGACGCCCGAGGAACCGTGCAGGACCAGCGGCACGTTGACCTTAGCGCGGATGGCGCGCAAGCGGTCAATGTCCAGCTCCGCCTCCGCCGAGCGCATGGCGTGCACGGAGCCGATGGCGACCGCCAGGGAATCGGCACCCGTCAGCTCGATAAAGAGCTTGGCCTGGTCCGGGTCAGTCATGGCGGCACGCACCTGTTCCTCGGTCACGCCGTCGGTGCTCTGAAGGACCTGACCCAGCTCCGCCTCCACCGGGATGCCGACGATATGGGCGATCTCCACCACACGCTTGGTGACGGCGACGTTCTCCTCAAAGGGTTTTTTGGAGCCGTCGTACATCAGGGAGGTGAAGCCGGCGCGCAGGCACATCACGTTCTGGTTAAAGTCGGTGCCGTGGTCCAGGTGCAGGATAATCGGCACATCCACCTGGCTGGCGGCGATCTTGACCAAGCCGGCGGCATAGGCCAGGCCGGCGTAGCGGATGGCGCCTTGGCTGACCTGGATAAAGACCGGCGCCCGCTCCTCCTGCGCGGCTTCGGCAATGGCCTGTACCGCCTCCATATTATTCACATTGAATGCGCCGATGGCAAACCGCTGTGCCATGGCCTGCTTGTAGACTTCGGTCGGTGTGACGAGCGGCATTTGTTCTCCTCCTGTATCAGAGTATCGTCTCGTAAATGGAAAAATACCCCGCCGGCCTCGTTGTCTCCGACGGGGTATTCGCAGTCCCTAACCTGGGTTATGCGATCGCGGCGTCAGGTTCATGCCGGCATCACCCTCACAGGCTACCGCACCGTGCGCTGGAAGGTGATGTAGAAGGTGGTGTGAATCTTCCAGGCCGGCAGTTCCGGCGTGCCCATGCCCAACCCCACCAGCGTCTCGCTGGGAAGCCCATCCACGCGCACGGAGTAGGTGCCCAGCACGGCGTACATGGGGAAGTTGCAGGCGTATTCCGGCGCCGGCTTGTCCTCGGTGCGCAGAATCTCCTGCCCGCCCGGCCAGAAGACGACCACCGGCTGGCCGACGATGCGGTTGCCGGCCTCATCCAGCACTT
The nucleotide sequence above comes from Anaerolineae bacterium. Encoded proteins:
- a CDS encoding 6-phosphofructokinase — translated: MRIGVLTGGGDVPGLNAAIRAVARRAYQLGWEVMGVRKGWAGMVSGEIEPLTPDQVSGILHIGGTILGASRTNPLKRPEDMQACLDNFEKFGLDALVVIGGDDTLSVALGLYERGAKVVGIPKTMDNDVAETEYCIGFDTAVSTVVDALDKLHTTASAHHRVIVVEVMGRDAGWVATMGGLAGGADLIMIPEVPMSLEQAAEHVRRRWDRGKQFSIIVVAEGARIPEIVTKEEELGERDDFGHVRLDRRGIGETVAREIERRTGFESRCVVLGHLQRGGSPSVFDRVLATRFGVGAVELVQLGKFGYMVALKANKIVPVPLRDALAYNRTVDLELYHLAEIFY
- a CDS encoding ketose-bisphosphate aldolase produces the protein MPLVTPTEVYKQAMAQRFAIGAFNVNNMEAVQAIAEAAQEERAPVFIQVSQGAIRYAGLAYAAGLVKIAASQVDVPIILHLDHGTDFNQNVMCLRAGFTSLMYDGSKKPFEENVAVTKRVVEIAHIVGIPVEAELGQVLQSTDGVTEEQVRAAMTDPDQAKLFIELTGADSLAVAIGSVHAMRSAEAELDIDRLRAIRAKVNVPLVLHGSSGVKEDSIREAIEHGICKINVATYLNQAFVQGLRETIEKMPYEPDYRKHLQVAREYVKERVREKIRLFGSNGRIDSTGGFVSPRTVHRSVDLGALE